A part of Astatotilapia calliptera chromosome 15, fAstCal1.2, whole genome shotgun sequence genomic DNA contains:
- the tmem18 gene encoding transmembrane protein 18, translated as MTVNKADNISSIPIDGFSNLRITSLWTFFMSVQWSEPWLIGLLVFHAVCLFLTLLTCKYYRAQICHFLLVVGLVYSAEYLNELAARNWRSFSNFQYFDSKGMFISLVFSIPLLLNAVIIVMVWVYRTFSTMTELKTLQLKRKARREKREKND; from the exons ATGACGGTCAATAAAGCAGACAATATTAGCAGTATCCCCATCGACGGATTCAGCAATTTAAGAATAACGTCGTTATGGACTTTCTTCATGTCG GTGCAGTGGTCCGAGCCCTGGCTTATCGGTCTGCTGGTGTTTCATGCTGTGTGCTTGTTCCTGACTTTGCTCACCTGCAAGTATTACAGAGCTCAGATCTGCCACTTCCTGCTCGTAG TTGGCCTGGTTTATAGTGCTGAATATCTAAATGAGCTGGCTGCCAGAAACTGGAG GTCCTTTTCAAACTTCCAGTACTTTGATTCCAAGGGCATGTTCATATCTTTGGTTTTCTCGATTCCTCTTCTTCTTAATGCTGTCATCATCGTG ATGGTGTGGGTGTACAGGACCTTTTCCACTATGACTGAGCTGAAGACCCTTCAGCTGAAGAGAAAGGCCcgcagagagaagagagagaagaatGACTGA
- the LOC113006404 gene encoding uncharacterized protein C1orf115-like isoform X1, with the protein MHITSADNKPDLLRNLVPFFPPPYISENCNNRVNMKPKSLPSRLFQRDSPATASGKSPSRSAAKYERHVDCVDHPELLDPSLSNDGQQTADSNRQHEKCHRETLFAFLPERYEPLVDDEAKAKAKEEKKKKKKENYKKVKKNVGKALRSTWKCLMLGLYSFALGYSTPITVAATFVPDFHPSRNRT; encoded by the exons ATGCACATAACGTCTGCTGACAACAAACCTGACCTCCTGAGGAATCTGGTGCCTTTCTTCCCCCCTCCTTACATCTCAGAGAACTGCAACAATCGGGTAAACATGAAGCCCAAGTCTCTTCCATCCAGGCTGTTTCAGAGAGATTCACCTGCAACAGCATCAGGCAAGAGTCCCAGCAGAAGTGCAGCAAAGTATGAGCGGCATGTGGACTGCGTTGATCACCCAGAGCTGCTGGATCCATCTTTGTCCAACGACGGGCAGCAAACAGCTGACAGCAACAGGCAACACGAGAAGTGCCACAGAGAAACACTTTTCGCCTTCCTGCCAGAGAGGTACGAGCCACTGGTGGATGATGAGGCGAAAGCCAAggcaaaagaagagaagaagaaaaagaagaaggaaaactacaaaaaagtCAAGAag AATGTCGGCAAGGCGCTGCGTTCCACATGGAAGTGTTTGATGCTTGGTCTCTACAGCTTTGCTCTCGGATACTCCACTCCCATCACGGTGGCTGCTACTTTTGTCCCTGACTTTCACCCGAGCAGGAACAGGACCTGA
- the LOC113006404 gene encoding uncharacterized protein LOC113006404 isoform X2: protein MHITSADNKPDLLRNLVPFFPPPYISENCNNRVNMKPKSLPSRLFQRDSPATASGKSPSRSAAKYERHVDCVDHPELLDPSLSNDGQQTADSNRQHEKCHRETLFAFLPERYEPLVDDEAKAKAKEEKKKKKKENYKKVKKSQCGMSARRCVPHGSV from the exons ATGCACATAACGTCTGCTGACAACAAACCTGACCTCCTGAGGAATCTGGTGCCTTTCTTCCCCCCTCCTTACATCTCAGAGAACTGCAACAATCGGGTAAACATGAAGCCCAAGTCTCTTCCATCCAGGCTGTTTCAGAGAGATTCACCTGCAACAGCATCAGGCAAGAGTCCCAGCAGAAGTGCAGCAAAGTATGAGCGGCATGTGGACTGCGTTGATCACCCAGAGCTGCTGGATCCATCTTTGTCCAACGACGGGCAGCAAACAGCTGACAGCAACAGGCAACACGAGAAGTGCCACAGAGAAACACTTTTCGCCTTCCTGCCAGAGAGGTACGAGCCACTGGTGGATGATGAGGCGAAAGCCAAggcaaaagaagagaagaagaaaaagaagaaggaaaactacaaaaaagtCAAGAag aGTCAGTGTGG AATGTCGGCAAGGCGCTGCGTTCCACATGGAAGTGTTTGA